From Coffea arabica cultivar ET-39 chromosome 2e, Coffea Arabica ET-39 HiFi, whole genome shotgun sequence, the proteins below share one genomic window:
- the LOC113733062 gene encoding uncharacterized protein produces the protein MPTFSTIELENLLEPRVRDSYTKPPLSDRIAAPPPPPKRDESYALQGREISVSKGPPAPRHIYISPALYATPEQAPIPDTASEPSSPSPYVVNHKRRGGGVGVVGNRNGGGFEIPAEEKGGELVVVEEEAGEVMQDNFGGGVEDELFGEEEDGFLDPRCESESLGSRNEVTGQFDCRSFVSNQGEFFDAIEDFSSDTSNSNAPSYDPNLESEMRSLRLSLLEEIERRKQAEEDLSLMRGQWLRIIDLLSEVGIALPSPSNSSGSMQQNNAAFEDLAQEVVVARFVAHAIGIGEARAEAEIAAEAILESKDQEISRLRDKLQYYEAVNHEMSQRNQGIIELARQQRQRRKIRRRWFWSCIGVSIAIGISAVAYSYLPQASKHQEGSSCSDASTGSCISSFDTA, from the exons ATGCCGACGTTTTCGACTATAGAGCTTGAGAACCTACTGGAGCCGCGAGTTCGAGATTCCTACACGAAGCCGCCGTTATCCGACCGGATTGCAGCTCCCCCACCTCCACCGAAACGCGATGAAAGCTACGCCCTTCAAGGGAGGGAAATTTCAGTGTCTAAGGGCCCGCCGGCTCCCAGACACATTTACATATCTCCGGCGTTGTATGCAACTCCGGAACAGGCTCCGATTCCGGATACGGCGTCCGAGCCTTCGTCGCCGTCTCCTTATGTTGTGAATCACAAGCGTCGAGGTGGCGGAGTTGGAGTGGTTGGGAATCGGAATGGTGGTGGATTTGAAATTCCGGCGGAGGAGAAGGGAGGTGaattggtggtggtggaggaggaggcTGGGGAAGTGATGCAGGATAATTTTGGTGGCGGAGTTGAGGATGAATTATTTGGGGAGGAGGAAGATGGCTTTTTGGATCCGAGGTGCGAGTCCGAGAGTTTGGGGAGTAGAAATGAGGTGACTGGACAATTTGATTGTCGGAGTTTTGTTTCAAATCAAGGCGAATTTTTCGATGCAATTGAAG ATTTTTCCTCGGACACGTCTAATTCAAATGCACCTTCATATGACCCAAATCTCGAATCTGAAATGCGTTCCCTAAGGCTTAGTCTCCTGGAGGAGATTGAAAGGCGCAAGCAAGCCGAGGAGGATCTTAGCTTAATGCGCGGTCAGTGGCTGAGGATCATTGATCTTCTGTCTGAGGTTGGAATAGCTTTGCCTTCACCTTCAAATTCTAGTGGGAGTATGCAGCAAAACAATGCTGCATTTGAGGACCTCGCTCAAGAGGTTGTTGTTGCTAGATTTGTTGCACACGCAATAGGAATAGGTGAGGCACGAGCTGAAGCTGAAATAGCTGCAGAGGCAATCCTTGAATCCAAAGACCAGGAAATATCTCGGTTGCGTGACAAGCTGCAATACTATGAAGCTGTTAATCATGAAATGTCACAGAGGAATCAGGGAATCATAG AGCTCGCAAGGCAGCAACGGCAGAGAAGAAAGATCCGAAGAAGGTGGTTTTGGAGTTGCATTGGAGTTTCAATTGCCATTGGGATTTCAGCAGTTGCTTACTCATACCTGCCTCAGGCAAGCAAGCATCAAGAAGGGTCTAGCTGTAGTGATGCCTCCACTGGTTCTTGCATCAGCAGCTTTGATACTGCTTAG